Proteins encoded in a region of the Drosophila gunungcola strain Sukarami chromosome 3L unlocalized genomic scaffold, Dgunungcola_SK_2 000005F, whole genome shotgun sequence genome:
- the LOC128259545 gene encoding protein brother has protein sequence MHHHQNIGDAAALNGMLPPYEAMAMYEQPKPRFIFKMPRVVPDQRSKFESDELFRRLSRESEVRYTGYRERAAEERKMRFITDCRKGYAEISMVASGTNLQLYFNANHNPYAQEQECDFDRERGKVHLRSSFIMNGVCVRFRGYVDLDRLDGVASLEFDEQRAQQEDAQLQEQIQSYNQRMAESKRIYHTPQTPPEDHHRRGGPGLPGGPMGW, from the coding sequence ATGCATCATCATCAGAACATAGGAGACGCTGCCGCCTTGAATGGAATGCTTCCACCTTACGAAGCCATGGCCATGTACGAGCAGCCAAAGCCTCGATTCATCTTCAAGATGCCCCGTGTGGTGCCCGATCAGAGGTCAAAGTTCGAGAGCGATGAGCTGTTCCGACGCCTAAGCCGCGAAAGCGAGGTGCGATACACGGGCTACAGGGAACGGGCAGCGGAGGAGCGCAAGATGCGATTCATAACGGATTGCCGCAAGGGCTATGCGGAGATCTCAATGGTGGCTTCCGGCACCAACCTACAGCTCTACTTCAACGCCAACCACAATCCGTACGCCCAGGAGCAGGAGTGCGACTTCGACAGGGAGCGCGGCAAAGTCCATCTACGCTCCAGCTTTATCATGAACGGGGTGTGCGTCCGCTTTCGGGGCTATGTGGATTTGGATCGACTTGACGGCGTGGCCAGTCTGGAGTTCGACGAGCAGCGAGCCCAGCAGGAGGATGCCCAGCTGCAGGAGCAGATCCAAAGCTACAACCAACGCATGGCTGAATCCAAGAGAATTTATCACACCCCCCAGACTCCACCGGAAGATCACCATCGCAGGGGCGGACCTGGTCTCCCCGGAGGCCCAATGGGCTGGTAG
- the LOC128259548 gene encoding novel acetylcholine receptor chaperone isoform X2 has translation MPPASNTIVLKSLSVLLGLFFIFVGTLKLTPHISKDLYKDLRTEYVKYAKVFPLTALFGVKVPSKWYRRTVGILEIVCGLAMALIPYRNQECGQCDAASADAAGHLPALDGK, from the exons ATGCCTCCTGCATCCAATACGATCGTGCTGAAAAGCCTATCCGTGCTTCTGGGCCTGTTCTTTATCTTCGTGGGCACCCTGAAGTTGACGCCGCACATCAGCAAGGATCTCTACAAGGACCTG CGCACAGAGTACGTGAAGTATGCCAAAGTATTCCCGTTGACGGCCCTTTTTGGAGTGAAGGTACCCTCGAAATGGTACCGGCGCACAGTTGGCATCCTGGAGATCGTCTGCGGCCTGGCCATGGCTCTGATTCCCTATCGTAA TCAAGAATGCGGCCAATGTGacgctgctagtgctgatgcTGCTGGGCATCTACCAGCACTGGATGGTAAGTGA
- the LOC128259350 gene encoding proline-rich protein PRCC encodes MSLVAYAASSDEDSETEEENPGPQVELVKPQAKPSTTASNEAASVEPVSTSGHISDEDDDYVPQEVSLQELKTPTARLTMALPKPKAIAPAENTEEEDVDQLVTPAFAKLPMPRTAAPTKLIIEEKDDEFLHKKALPVEIEKPPPPPVKGRVKISIPSLREFSDVDRERADKAKNKFDKPNVPKGSGLLSLLPQAKSERNFSKSSSSSSSVAATPTASSSNPPQATSAPVQPRSAPAFVPDTVKQRRAAHNTEGVDGTKAVQKKNTEGRETSKPIQSKTKAKTTSLVNASDSEDDDEDGTGDFFSLNSEQKLPEVSSNEISALVAKRAAKMVEASSKYLEEIAEKEAAEADAVRLEEEQTQQAQKRYHEQQLNPEAMDALVGKNAKRRRKEAKEMQVIDIVGSQVLPDREEWMRTALASSTTFQPTGVLTDEEPVAGTRRKHQITYLAHKAKANEAELQAMWSANRQTRRATQSKYGF; translated from the coding sequence atgtcGCTGGTTGCCTATGCCGCCAGTTCTGACGAAGATTCGGAGACCGAGGAGGAAAACCCAGGGCCACAAGTGGAACTGGTGAAACCACAGGCCAAGCCAAGCACAACTGCTTCCAATGAGGCGGCGTCTGTAGAACCTGTATCAACCAGTGGTCACATTAGCGATGAAGACGATGACTATGTGCCGCAAGAGGTGTCCTTGCAGGAACTCAAAACGCCCACCGCCAGACTCACAATGGCTTTACCCAAGCCAAAAGCCATTGCTCCCGCAGAGAACACTGAAGAAGAAGATGTGGATCAACTAGTGACCCCTGCATTTGCCAAATTGCCCATGCCTCGAACAGCAGCGCCAACAAAACTCATAATTGAAGAGAAGGATGATGAATTCCTGCACAAAAAGGCGCTGCCAGTCGAAATAGAGAAACCTCCACCACCGCCAGTTAAAGGTCGTGTCAAGATCAGCATTCCATCGCTGCGGGAGTTCTCCGATGTGGACCGCGAAAGGGCTGACAAGGCCAAGAATAAATTTGACAAACCAAATGTTCCCAAGGGATCCGGGCTGCTGAGTCTGCTCCCCCAGGCAAAGTCAGAGCGAAATTTCTCCAAGAGCTCTAGCTCCTCATCATCTGTGGCAGCCACTCCCACAGCAAGCTCTTCAAATCCACCCCAAGCTACAAGTGCTCCCGTCCAGCCTCGATCCGCTCCAGCTTTTGTGCCCGATACAGTAAAACAGCGACGAGCAGCGCACAACACAGAAGGTGTGGATGGCACTAAGGCTGTCCAAAAGAAGAATACCGAAGGAAGGGAAACCTCGAAGCCGATACAATCAAAAACTAAAGCTAAAACCACTTCCCTGGTGAATGCCAGTGATAGTGAGGACGATGATGAGGATGGCACTGGCGACTTCTTCTCCCTTAACTCCGAACAAAAGTTGCCGGAGGTGAGCAGCAACGAGATCAGCGCCCTAGTGGCCAAGCGAGCAGCCAAGATGGTGGAGGCCAGCAGCAAATACCTCGAAGAGATTGCCGAGAAGGAAGCAGCCGAAGCTGATGCCGTCCGCCTTGAGGAGGAGCAGACGCAGCAGGCTCAAAAGCGGTATCACGAGCAGCAGCTGAACCCCGAGGCCATGGACGCACTGGTGGGCAAAAATGCCAAGCGGCGGCGGAAGGAGGCCAAGGAGATGCAGGTGATCGACATAGTCGGATCGCAGGTACTTCCCGATCGCGAGGAATGGATGCGAACGGCGCTGGCTTCGTCCACCACCTTCCAGCCCACCGGAGTGCTGACGGATGAGGAGCCGGTGGCAGGGACGCGGAGAAAGCACCAGATCACCTACCTGGCGCACAAGGCCAAGGCAAACGAAGCCGAATTGCAGGCAATGTGGTCGGCCAACCGGCAGACCCGTCGGGCCACCCAAAGCAAATACGGCTTTTGA
- the LOC128259351 gene encoding transmembrane protein 60: MTLAHRALFTWFIVLVFLILLCLRLDPRTTWNWFVTFTPLWFFDLIIIIYVIIKFIRKWRNLTCLTDLLFLYKWNIAGVLLTISSQVMICLTLEYPQQIPIYVTIAPVILLLSTAIFYVGSRLGKREGWLQ; this comes from the coding sequence ATGACGCTGGCACACCGGGCGCTCTTTACGTGGTTCATCGTACTGGTCTTCCTGATCCTGCTGTGTCTGCGCCTGGACCCACGAACCACCTGGAATTGGTTTGTCACCTTTACACCGCTCTGGTTCTTCGATTTGATCATCATCATCTACGTGATCATCAAGTTCATCCGCAAGTGGCGCAACCTAACCTGCCTGACAGATCTCCTCTTCCTGTACAAATGGAACATTGCAGGCGTTTTGCTAACCATCTCCTCGCAGGTAATGATCTGCCTGACGCTGGAGTATCCGCAGCAGATTCCCATCTACGTGACCATCGCCCCGGTTATCCTGCTGCTAAGCACCGCCATCTTCTATGTGGGCAGCAGGCTGGGAAAACGCGAGGGCTGGTTGCAATAA
- the LOC128259548 gene encoding novel acetylcholine receptor chaperone isoform X1, which yields MPPASNTIVLKSLSVLLGLFFIFVGTLKLTPHISKDLYKDLRTEYVKYAKVFPLTALFGVKVPSKWYRRTVGILEIVCGLAMALIPYHKVKNAANVTLLVLMLLGIYQHWMVSDPFERSGPALVFTFMLGGRLVVWYQTARLQDEASTAAQPPANGVKQD from the exons ATGCCTCCTGCATCCAATACGATCGTGCTGAAAAGCCTATCCGTGCTTCTGGGCCTGTTCTTTATCTTCGTGGGCACCCTGAAGTTGACGCCGCACATCAGCAAGGATCTCTACAAGGACCTG CGCACAGAGTACGTGAAGTATGCCAAAGTATTCCCGTTGACGGCCCTTTTTGGAGTGAAGGTACCCTCGAAATGGTACCGGCGCACAGTTGGCATCCTGGAGATCGTCTGCGGCCTGGCCATGGCTCTGATTCCCTATC ATAAAGTCAAGAATGCGGCCAATGTGacgctgctagtgctgatgcTGCTGGGCATCTACCAGCACTGGATGGTAAGTGATCCCTTCGAGCGCTCGGGACCGGCGCTGGTGTTCACCTTCATGCTGGGCGGCCGCCTGGTGGTCTGGTACCAGACCGCCCGCCTCCAGGACGAGGCCTCGACGGCTGCCCAGCCACCGGCGAACGGCGTTAAGCAGGATTAG
- the LOC128259544 gene encoding vacuolar protein sorting-associated protein VTA1 homolog: MEFPPCPPSLKSIQHFLKLAQEHDTRDVVIAYWARLYALQVGLKASTQTGEETKLLLGLMDWLEQMKKQHTDNEALTNEVAAQAHIENYALKLFLYADKQDREENFGKNVVKAFYSSGVLYDILQTFGELSEEALHNRKYAKWKAAYIHNCLKNGETPIPGPLPDDDDEAELEGENTNASATDTSPEDVAGAAAPAPDTQPPAPSSPTTSSVVPPTVEEVLNNPNKLPSPPVDEEKPGGFEPYVPTGQPHPATAATIYQPIVPVAGVHITPDQMITAQKYCKYAGSALNYDDVKTAIENLQKALKLLSTGSE; the protein is encoded by the exons ATGGAGTTTCCACCTTGTCCCCCCTCCTTGAAGTCCATTCAGCACTTCTTGAAACTGGCCCAAGAGCACGACACAAGGGATGTGGTCATTGCCTACTGGGCGAGACTCTA TGCCCTCCAAGTGGGTCTCAAGGCCTCCACCCAAACGGGTGAGGAAACCAAATTGCTCCTCG GCTTGATGGATTGGCTGGAGCAGATGAAGAAGCAGCATACGGACAACGAGGCCTTGACCAATGAGGTGGCTGCCCAAGCTCACATTGAAAACTACGCCTTGAAACTATTCCTGTACGCCGATAAACAGGATCGCGAGGAGAACTTTGGCAA AAACGTCGTCAAGGCCTTCTACTCCAGCGGAGTGCTGTACGACATACTCCAGACCTTCGGGGAACTGAGCGAGGAGGCGCTGCACAACAGGAAGTACGCCAAGTGGAAGGCGGCCTACATACACAATTGCCTGAAAAACGGAGAGACACCGATTCCCGGTCCCTTGCCAGATGACGATGATGAGGCGGAACTCGAGGGGGAGAATACCAACGCTTCGGCTACGGACACATCGCCAGAGGATGTAGCGGGAGCAGCTGCTCCTGCCCCTGATACCCAGCCGCCTGCTCCATCTTCGCCGACGACTTCCAGCGTGGTTCCCCCCACCGTCGAGGAGGTGCTAAACAATCCGAACAAATTGCCCAGTCCGCCGGTGGATGAGGAAAAGCCCGGTGGCTTTGAGCCCTATGTGCCCACAGGTCAGCCCCATCCAGCCACGGCGGCCACCATTTACCAGCCCATTGTGCCCGTGGCCGGAGTGCACATCACTCCTGACCAAATGATTACCGCCCAGAAGTATTGCAAGTACGCAGGAAGTGCCCTCAACTATGATGACGTGAAGACCGCCATCGAGAACCTGCAGAAGGCCCTAAAGCTCCTGAGCACTGGATCCGAGTAG